Proteins encoded in a region of the Capra hircus breed San Clemente chromosome 3, ASM170441v1, whole genome shotgun sequence genome:
- the LOC108635634 gene encoding basic proline-rich protein-like: protein MLTTIPPTLHSPGGRHTPAPGSPQHTLAAAASASLPRRPAAGGSAPPPAPPAATRRPQRASATPSPGSTGPTAPGRRPRRLAALRPFAPRRGPPTPPPSPPAGNAGHAASSTQLAKALLHRALGEATSHDDKGTRDPPACTRRGAVTSRAAWPSRAYEPTQAATGGRCVGEWPGRQIRLWSGKAVGSPRRPSPRRGDRAPADDKGLGLERCSGRGGRRELGRAPPLAALAPRPKTAGGDEGPSGAWRQDREGPRPPKRHGPPATTGPDPTAHQTNRLGHSGSPPPRQGPGPPGHWTLPSARRLLPPTRAFRREKGAREGKRGCEDTVGARRPASGQERRGRGGAGPPRAPVGPRRQLPRSQAPRPAAARRLRRPPLRTAACLPACLPAWRGAPRGPPRAPVLAPRRVPARRAATRPARPAVRMAERSKALRSGTFSPSQRLFPRQRAAPAAAAFPASLPPPCLPTPTLAHPPPSTATAPPRPAPPPAAPKHAAPRRVASPPRFAGAPTSARGTAYSPWQPRFHGRPRQLSRQAGTPSSAPAPPARLRSPATARRPSPRLARQGGAACPRPFSAVRSWPGRTCLPPARDACHPAFLLASAHRPSLHESVPARVLRWGGSGSPACPSSPPPGARPAPPTSAPRRPFPWEAAAPAGAKPALARSLPLSRQSPSQGPLCQRAPAHHHLPVRAGPRERGRPERRSQAHTPLGPWA from the exons ATGCTCACCACTATACCACCAACGCTCCACAGCCCGGGCGGCCGCCACACGCCGGCCCCGGGCTCGCCCCAGCATActctcgccgccgccgcctccgcatCCCTGCCCCGACGCCCGGCAGCCGGAGGCTCTGCGCCGCCGCCGGCGCCCCCAGCAGCCACGCGGCGCCCCCAGCGCGCCAGCGCTACGCCGTCGCCGGGATCCACCGGCCCCACCGCCCCAGGGCGGCGCCCCCGCCGCCTTGCGGCCCTCCGGCCCTTCGCTCCCCGCCGCGGCCCGCCAACGCCTCCGCCCTCACCCCCGGCGGGCAACGCGGGGCACGCAGCTTCCAGCACCCAGCTGGCCAAAGCCCTACTCCACCGGGCGCTGGGCGAGGCCACTTCCCACGACGACAAGGGGACACGGGACCCACCTGCCTGCACGCGTCGCGGCGCCGTGACGAGCCGCGCGGCGTGGCCGTCGCGAGCCTACGAGCCCACTCAGGCAGCCACTGGGGGTCGGTGCGTGGGCGAGTGGCCGGGCCGCCAGATCCGGCTATGGTCGGGCAAGGCCGTGGGGTCGCCAAGGAGGCCCTCGCCCCGCCGTGGCGACCGTGCGCCCGCCGACGACAAAGGGCTCGGGCTGGAGCGCTGCTCGGGCAGAGGGGGTCGACGGGAGCTAGGCCGGGCACCGCCGTTGGCCGCCCTGGCGCCTCGCCCAAAGACGGCGGGAGGGGACGAAGGGCCCTCGGGGGCCTGGCGGCAGGACAGAGAGGGACCGCGGCCACCAAAAAGG CACGGGCCGCCGGCCACCACGGGTCCCGACCCAACCGCGCACCAAACCAACCGCCTCGGTCACAGCGGCAGCCCGCCACCCCGACAGGGACCCGGACCCCCGGGGCACTGGACCCTCCCCAGCGCGCGCCGCCTCTTGCCTCCAACGCGGGCGTTCCGCCGGGAGAAGGGGGCGCGAGAAGGCAAGCGGGGCTGCGAGGACACGGTGGGCGCGCGCCGGCCGGCGTCGGGCCAGGAGAGGCGCGGGCGAGGAGGGGCCGGCCCGCCGAGGGCCCCGGTGGGTCCGCGGCGCCAGCTGCCGCGGAGCCAGGCGCCTCGGCCGGCCGCCGCGCGCCGGCTCCGTCGACCCCCACTCCGGACGgccgcctgcctgcctgcctgcctgcctgcctggcgTGGCGCCCCGCGCGGCCCGCCAAGGGCGCCGGTGCTCGCGCCGCGTCGGGTCCCAGCCAGGCGAGCGGCCACGCGCCCAGCCAGGCCCGCCGTCAGGATGGCCGAGCGGTCTAAGGCGCTGCGTTCAG GAACCTTCAGTCCTTCTCAGCGCCTCTTTCCTCGCCAGCGGGCTGCACCTGCAGCTGCTGCttttcctgcctccctgcctcccccttgCCTACCCACGCCCACCCTCGCCCATCCTCCCCCTTCCACTGCCACggccccgccgcgccccgccccgcccccggccgcgcCGAAGCACGCAGCCCCGCGGCGGGTGGCAAGCCCTCCTCGCTTCGCCGGCGCTCCGACATCTGCCCGGGGAACGGCCTACTCGCCCTGGCAGCCTCGCTTCCACGGCCGCCCCCGCCAGCTCTCCCGCCAGGCCGGCACCCCGTCCTCCGCGCCCGCCCCGCCGGCCCGCCTGCGCTCCCCAGCCACAGCGAGGCGGCCGAGCCCCCGCCTTGCCCGCCAGGGGGGTGCCGCGTGCCCTCGACCCTTCTCCGCCGTGCGTTCTTGGCCGGGCCGCACCTGCCTGCCGCCCGCCCGGGACGCGTGCCACCCAGCCTTCCTGCTGGCCAGCGCACACCGGCCTTCCTTGCACGAGTCCGTCCCGGCAAGGGTGCTCCGCTGGGGAGGGAGCGGAAGCCCTGCGTGCCCGTCCAGCCCACCCCCCGGCGCCCGGCCCGCGCCCCCGACCTCGGCGCCACGGCGCCCGTTCCCGTGGGAAGCCGCTGCCCCGGCCGGAGCCAAGCCCGCCCTGGCGCGCTCCCTGCCTCTCAGCCGGCAGTCCCCGAGCCAGGGGCCGCTCTGCCAAAGGGCCC
- the LOC108635635 gene encoding basic proline-rich protein-like yields the protein MLTTIPPTLHSPGGRHTPAPGSPQHTLAAAASASLPRRPAAGGSAPPPAPPAATRRPQRASATPSPGSTGPTAPGRRPRRLAALRPFAPRRGPPTPPPSPPAGNAGHAASSTQLAKALLHRALGEATSHDDKGTRDPPACTRRGAVTSRAAWPSRAYEPTQAATGGRCVGEWPGRQIRLWSGKAVGSPRRPSPRRGDRAPADDKGLGLERCSGRGGRRELGRAPPLAALAPRPKTAGGDEGPSGAWRQDREGPRPPKRAGILTTILTRTAATVLPPGRPRALGLPAHASPCPARAAGHHGSRPNRAPNQPPRSQRQPATPTGTRTPGHWTLPSARRLLPPTRAFRREKGAREGKRGCEDTVGARRPASGQERRGRGGAGPPRAPVGPRRQLPRSQAPRPAAARRLRRPPLRTAACLPACLPAWRGAPRGPPRAPVLAPRRVPARRAATRPARPAVRMAERSKALRSGTFSPSQRLFPRQRAAPAAAAFPASLPPPCLPTPTLAHPPPSTATAPPRPAPPPAAPKHAAPRRVASPPRFAGAPTSARGTAYSPWQPRFHGRPRQLSRQAGTPSSAPAPPARLRSPATARRPSPRLARQGGAACPRPFSAVRSWPGRTCLPPARDACHPAFLLASAHRPSLHESVPARVLRWGGSGSPACPSSPPPGARPAPPTSAPRRPFPWEAAAPAGAKPALARSLPLSRQSPSQGPLCQRAPAHHHLPVRAGPRERGRPERRSQAHTPFGPWA from the exons ATGCTCACCACTATACCACCAACGCTCCACAGCCCGGGCGGCCGCCACACGCCGGCCCCGGGCTCGCCCCAGCATActctcgccgccgccgcctccgcatCCCTGCCCCGACGCCCGGCAGCCGGAGGCTCTGCGCCGCCGCCGGCGCCCCCAGCAGCCACGCGGCGCCCCCAGCGCGCCAGCGCTACGCCGTCGCCGGGATCCACCGGCCCCACCGCCCCAGGGCGGCGCCCCCGCCGCCTTGCGGCCCTCCGGCCCTTCGCTCCCCGCCGCGGCCCGCCAACGCCTCCGCCCTCACCCCCGGCGGGCAACGCGGGGCACGCAGCTTCCAGCACCCAGCTGGCCAAAGCCCTACTCCACCGGGCGCTGGGCGAGGCCACTTCCCACGACGACAAGGGGACACGGGACCCACCTGCCTGCACGCGTCGCGGCGCCGTGACGAGCCGCGCGGCGTGGCCGTCGCGAGCCTACGAGCCCACTCAGGCAGCCACTGGGGGTCGGTGCGTGGGCGAGTGGCCGGGCCGCCAGATCCGGCTATGGTCGGGCAAGGCCGTGGGGTCGCCAAGGAGGCCCTCGCCCCGCCGTGGCGACCGTGCGCCCGCCGACGACAAAGGGCTCGGGCTGGAGCGCTGCTCGGGCAGAGGGGGTCGACGGGAGCTAGGCCGGGCACCGCCGTTGGCGGCCCTGGCGCCTCGCCCAAAGACGGCGGGAGGGGACGAAGGGCCCTCGGGGGCCTGGCGGCAGGACAGAGAGGGACCGCGGCCACCAAAAAGG GCGGGGATACTCACCACTATACTAACGAGGACGGCGGCGACCGTCCTGCCGCCCGGCCGCCCTCGGGCTCTCGGGCTGCCTGCCCACGCCTCCCCTTGCCCAGCACGGGCCGCCGGCCACCACGGGTCCCGACCCAACCGCGCACCAAACCAACCGCCTCGGTCACAGCGGCAGCCCGCCACCCCGACAGGGACCCGGACCCCCGGGCACTGGACCCTCCCCAGCGCGCGCCGCCTCTTGCCTCCAACGCGGGCGTTCCGCCGGGAGAAGGGGGCGCGAGAAGGCAAGCGGGGCTGCGAGGACACGGTGGGCGCGCGCCGGCCGGCGTCGGGCCAGGAGAGGCGCGGGCGAGGAGGGGCCGGCCCGCCGAGGGCCCCGGTGGGTCCGCGGCGCCAGCTGCCGCGGAGCCAGGCGCCTCGGCCGGCCGCCGCGCGCCGGCTCCGTCGACCCCCACTCCGGACGgccgcctgcctgcctgcctgcctgcctgcctggcgTGGCGCCCCGCGCGGCCCGCCAAGGGCGCCGGTGCTCGCGCCGCGTCGGGTCCCAGCCAGGCGAGCGGCCACGCGCCCAGCCAGGCCCGCCGTCAGGATGGCCGAGCGGTCTAAGGCGCTGCGTTCAG GAACCTTCAGTCCTTCTCAGCGCCTCTTTCCTCGCCAGCGGGCTGCACCTGCAGCTGCTGCttttcctgcctccctgcctcccccttgCCTACCCACGCCCACCCTCGCCCATCCTCCCCCTTCCACTGCCACggccccgccgcgccccgccccgcccccggccgcgcCGAAGCACGCAGCCCCGCGGCGGGTGGCAAGCCCTCCTCGCTTCGCCGGCGCTCCGACATCTGCCCGGGGAACGGCCTACTCGCCCTGGCAGCCTCGCTTCCACGGCCGCCCCCGCCAGCTCTCCCGCCAGGCCGGCACCCCGTCCTCCGCGCCCGCCCCGCCGGCCCGCCTGCGCTCCCCAGCCACAGCGAGGCGGCCGAGCCCCCGCCTTGCCCGCCAGGGGGGTGCCGCGTGCCCTCGACCCTTCTCCGCCGTGCGTTCTTGGCCGGGCCGCACCTGCCTGCCGCCCGCCCGGGACGCGTGCCACCCAGCCTTCCTGCTGGCCAGCGCACACCGGCCTTCCTTGCACGAGTCCGTCCCGGCAAGGGTGCTCCGCTGGGGAGGGAGCGGAAGCCCTGCGTGCCCGTCCAGCCCACCCCCCGGCGCCCGGCCCGCGCCCCCGACCTCGGCGCCACGGCGCCCGTTCCCGTGGGAAGCCGCTGCCCCGGCCGGAGCCAAGCCCGCCCTGGCGCGCTCCCTGCCTCTCAGCCGGCAGTCCCCGAGCCAGGGGCCGCTCTGCCAAAGGGCCCCTGCTCACCACCACCTCCCCGTCAGAGCCGGACCCCGGGAGCGCGGTCGGCCAGAGCGCAGGAGCCAGGCTCACACGCCTTTTGGTCCTTGGGCCTGA